The following nucleotide sequence is from Pseudoalteromonas xiamenensis.
TCTGTACCAAATAAAAGCCATTATGCAAAAATACGATATTAAAACCTTCCAAGGTTTGATCCTGGCTTTACAGGACTATTGGGCACAGCAAGGCTGTGTAATCGCCCAGCCACTTGATATGGAAGTGGGTGCGGGTACATTCCATCCAATGACATTTCTAAAGTCGATTGGCCCAGAACCTATGTCAAGCGCATACGTTCAACCATGCCGCCGTCCAACAGATGGACGCTATGGTGAAAACCCAAATCGTCTGCAGCATTACTACCAATTCCAAGTAGTTATGAAACCTTCTCCAGACAATATTCAAGAACTTTACTTAGGTTCTTTGGAAGCCATGGGCATTGATATCCTTACCAATGAAATTCGTTTTGTTGAAGACAACTGGGAATCTCCAACATTAGGTGCATGGGGTCTTGGTTGGGAAGTTTGGTTGAATGGTATGGAAGTGACACAGTTCACTTATTTCCAACAAGTCGGCGGACTGGAATGTTTTCCAGTAACCGGTGAAATTACTTACGGTCTTGAGCGTCTGGCAATGTATATACAAGGCGTAGACAGTATCTACGACTTAGTTTGGACAGATGGTCCGCGCGGAAAAGTGACCTATGGTGACGTTTTCCATCAAAACGAGGTAGAGCAGTCGGCTTACAACTTCGAACACGCAAACGTCGACGCATTGTTTAAGCAATTCGACACGTGTGAGCTTGAAAGCCAAAAGCTGATCGAAGCAGGCCTACCGCTACCTGCATATGAGCAAGTAATGAAAGCATCCCATGCGTTTAACTTACTCGATGCGCGTCACGCTATCTCTGTTACTGAACGCCAACGTTATATCCTTCGTGTACGAGCGCTCTCAAAAGCGTGTGCGCAAGCCTACTATGAGGCACGTGAAGCGTTAGGTTTCCCGCTGTGTAAGGACTAACCATGACCACTGAAAATTTAACAATTGAAATCGGTACTGAAGAATTACCACCGAAGGCATTACGTGGACTTGCCGAAGCGTTTGCTGAGAATTTTAAAAACGAATTGGCCAGTCTTGAGCTTGCCTGTGAATCAGTGTCTTGGTATGCCTCTCCTCGTCGTTTAGGGTTACGAGTAATTGCGCTTGAAACTCAACAGCAAGATAAAGTTGTCGAAAAGCGTGGTCCAGCGGTTGCTGCTGCGTTCGATGAAGATGGCAATGCAACCAAAGCGGCTGAAGGTTGGGCGCGTGGTTGTGGTATTACGGTTGACCAAGCTGAACGTGTTGCCACCGATAAAGGCGAGTGGTTGTTACACCGAGCGAAAGTTGAAGGACAAAAGACGACGACACTTCTAAGCGACGCAATCAACAAAGCATTGGCTAAATTACCAATTCCAAAACCGATGCGTTGGGGTGCGTACAGAACGCAATTCATTCGACCTGTTCATACAGTCGCTGCATTGTTTGGTGGTAACGTAGTACAAGGTGAAGTGCTTGGAAAAACGATTGGCAATGAATTACAAGGCCACCGTTTCCATCATCCTGCTCGTACAACGCTTGCTCATGCAGACGCGATTTTTGACACGTTAAAAGGTGCATACGTCATAGCGGATTATGAAGCGCGAAAAGCGATGATCCGCGAACAAATTGAAGTTGCGGCAAAAGCGGTTAATGCAGTCGTTGCGATGGATGAAGATTTGCTTGAAGAAGTGACGTCACTTGTTGAGTGGCCAGTAACGCTTACCGCGTCGTTTGAAGAGTCTTTCCTTGAAGTACCCGCAGAAGCGTTAATTTGTACAATGAAAGACGACCAGAAATACTTCCCATTGCTTGATGAGCAAGGCAACTTATTGAATAAGTTCCTGTTCGTTTCAAACATTGAAAGTAAAGACCCTCAAGTGGTGATTTCAGGCAATGAAAAAGTGGTACGTCCGCGCCTTGCTGATGCGAAGTTTTTCTTCGAAACAGATAAGAAACACACGTTAGAAAGTCGTCTCGCGTCACTGGAAACGGTCTTGTTCCAACAACAACTTGGTACATTAAAAGACAAATCTGATCGCATTTCAGCGCTTGCCGGTTTTATTGCTGAACAATTGGGCGCAGATAAGGCACTTGCAGAGCGTGCAGGCTTACTTTGTAAAACAGACTTGATGACCAATATGGTCATGGAGTTTACGGATGTACAAGGTGTCATGGGTATGCACTATGCGCATATTGACGGTGAAGCTGAAGAAGTCGCACTCGCTCAAAATGAGCAATACATGCCTCGTTTTGCGGGTGATGCATTGCCAACCAACCCAATCAGTTTTGCCGTGGCACTTGCGGATAAGTTTGATACGCTGGTCGGTATCTTTGGCATTGGTCAAGCACCGAAAGGTGACAAAGATCCGTTTGCGCTACGCCGTGCTGCGATCGGTGCACTACGTATTATGGTGGAAAAAGCGTTGCCACTGGATTTGCTCAAGATTATCGCAAAAGCACAAAGTTTGTTTGGTGATAAATTGTCAAATAGCAATGTAGCAGAAGACGTTTTTGAATTTATGCTTGGTCGTTTCCGCGCGTGGTATCAAGACGATGGCATTGCTGTTGATGTGATTCAAGCGGTACTTGTTCGACGTCCTTCTTCACCTGCTGACTTTGACCGTCGCGTGAAAGCAGTAAGCCATTTCCGCACATTAGCGGAAGCGGAAAGCTTAGCGGCAGCAAACAAACGCGTGAACAATATTCTTGCTAAGAATAACGTGAATACGGAAGCAGCTGTGAACAGTGCACTTCTACAAGATGAAGCTGAAAAAGTACTTGCAGCACAGGTTGCAGCATTGACTGCGGAACTTGGGCCTGTTTATGCCGCGGGTGACTATCAGCAAGCTTTAACACGTCTTGCTACGTTGCGTGAAGCAGTCGATAATTTCTTCGATAATGTCATGGTAATGGCCGAGGATGAAGCGGTTAAAAATAACCGACTGGCGCTACTGTCTGAACTAAGCCGACTCTTTATGAATACGGCGGACATTTCTGTTTTACAAAACTAAGAGTAAAGGCCCCACGAAAGTGGGGCTTTGATTTAATATGATGAAACACATTTTTCTAGCACTTACAGTCTTATTACTAAGTGCCTGTAGTGCGCAGCTGTCAAATGTCAGCGTGCGTGGTGGCAATACCACAAATTCTGTTGTAAAAAGTATTGATAGACCGATGTTTGTCCGAGGCGATTTCACGTTGTGGGATGCGGAAGCGGTTTATCAAATGCGGGAAACGAGTGCAGGGGTTTACCAAGTTCGCGTGAAGTTTACAACGCCAGGTAAGGTATACGAATTTAAAATCGCTGATGCGAGTTGGACGGAAGGCTATAACTGCGGTTATGCGGTTGATGGCAAGCTCGCTCTAGGCGAACCGAAAGTCGCTGATTGTCAGACCGTGTATAACTATTTTAGTTTTACCCCAGCGCGTAAGGGAGTCTTTATTATTCAATTAGATTACCGCACTCCCAGTCAACCCTTGGTGTCTGTTTTGCCAAACTAGAGCAAAGACAGAGCGCGTATAAAAAGTAAAAGGGGCCGAAAGGTCCTTTTTACTTTTTATATGCGTAAAAGGTTCAAGCCAAAAAGTAGTCTATTTAAACCAAGTATCTGTTCGTCGTTTCTCTCGATTCTTTAGCTGTCAAATTACAAAAAACGAAGAGAAATAACGGCTATTTATTGGAGGAGCGATGTCGCTAGAATATCAGCAGAACCCAAGAAAAATAACCGTTTATTTATATTGAGAGCAGATGGATGGAGGCAATTTATTCATGTCATGTCATGTCATGTCATGATGATAAGTTCTGGAAAACGACTCATGGCAAACTCACCAATTAACCGACCTTTCATTTGTCTTGTTATTAAACTAATTATGGTTGAGACGGAGTGAACAGGTTGTTTTTCTGTTCACGATGACCACAGCTTCTCTTTAGAGTCCCTTTTTTAGCAAGTAACGATAAGGCACTTGCGCTACGTCTTTAGCTACTAACGTATGGTCCATAAATTCACAAAAACTTGGAATGTCACGAGTCGTCGAAGGGTCGTCCGCCAACACCAGTAAGGTTTCGCCATCTTGCATTTTTCTTACTGCACCACGGATCATCATGACGGGTTCTGGGCAGCGAAGACCAATGGCATCTAATGTGTGGTCGGGATTTTCAAAAGACATAACTTGACTCGGCTTACTAATTTTGACGAAGTTGTTATTTTATCGCGCATTCGGCGACAAATAAACCTAAGCGCGGGTTTTGCTTCCGGCCAAGAAAAAAGGCAAAGCACGAAAATGTACTTTGCCCTTGGTCACCAAGTTGAATTGAGAGTGCGTTGTTGGTTATTCAACGCGCTCGAAGATTGTCGCGATACCTTGACCTAGTCCGATGCACATCGTGGCCAAACCGTATTTCGCGTTTTTCGCTTCCATTAGGTGGATAAGCGTTGTACTGATACGAGAGCCTGAACAGCCCAGCGGATGACCCAATGCAATCGCACCACCGTTTAAGTTTACTTTCTCGTCTGCTACGTCTAACAAACCAAGATCTTTAAGTACAGGTAGTGATTGAGCCGCAAACGCTTCGTTTAATTCCGCAACATCAATATCATCAATCGTAATACCAGCCGCTTGCAATGCTTTCTTTGTCGCGGGTACTGGACCATAGCCCATGATAGATGGATCGCAACCAGCAACCGCCATGGATTTAATACGCGCACGGATAGGTAAACCGAGTTCTTTCGCTTTACTTTCGCTCATGACTAACATCGCAGAAGCGCCGTCTGACAACGCTGAAGACGTACCAGCAGTAACAGTACCTGTCGCCGGATTAAACACTGGACGAAGCTGCGCTAAACCTTCCATCGTTGTTTCTGGACGAATGACTTCATCGTCTTCCACAAGAGTAAGCACGCCGTCGTCGTCATGACCTTCAGTTGCTAAAATTTCTGGACGGAAGCGGCCTTCAATCGTCGCTGCGTGAGCACGTTGATGTGAACGAACTGCAAATGCATCTTGCTGTTCACGACTGATGCCGTGGAGAGTCGCAAGGTATTCCGCTGTTAAGCCCATTGACCCGGCTGCTTGTGCAACTGAAGTCGATAGGCCTGGGTGGAAATCCACACCATGCGTCATCGGTACGTGACCCATATGCTCAACACCACCAATAAGGTAGGTGTCACCGGCACCGGTCATAATCGCACGTGCTGCATCATGTAAAGCTTGCATTGAGGAACCACACAGACGGTTTACAGTTACCGCAGGTACCGAGTGTGGAATGCCCGCAAGTAGTGATGCATTACGCGCTACGTTAAAACCTTGTTCTAGCGTTTGTTGAACACAGCCCCAGTAAATGTCATCAATACTGGCTGGGTCAACTTGAGGGTTACGTTCGAGCAAACCTTTCATCAAATGAGCGCTTAAGTCTTCTGCGCGGCGGTGTCTGAACACGCCCGCTTTAGAACGGCCCATTGGTGTACGAATACAATCAACAATAACTGCATTATTCATTGTGTTAGACATCTTATTGACCCTCCACTTTGTAGAACACTTTGCCTTCTTGTGCCCATTGACGTGTTTGTTCTGACACTTGGTAAATTGCACCTAGGTGAGCGTATTTGTCCGCCATTGCAACGAAGTTTGCAAGACCAATTTGGTCTAGGTAACGGAACGCACCGCCACGGAATGGAGGGAATCCGATGCCGTAAATTAATGCCATGTCCGCTTCTTGTGGTGACGCAACGATGTTTTCTTGTAAACACAGTAACACTTCGTTCAACATCGGGACCATACAGCGTTCAATGATCGTTTGCTTGTCAAAGTCCGCTGGTGCATCGCAAATAGAACTTAATAAAGCAACGGCTTCTGCGTCTTTAGCTTTTTTCAAGCGACCTTTGCGATCTGGTGCATACTGATAGAAGCCCAGTTTGTTCTTCTGACCAAAGCGACCCGCATTGGCAAGTACAGCAACAGGATCTTTGTCTTGACGCGCCATACGAGCAGGGAAGCCATCAGCCATTACACCAGTACAGTGATTTGCGGTATCAATACCGACAACATCAAGTAAGTACGCAGGACCCATTGGCCAGCCGAAGATACCTTCCATGACTTTGTCGATAACCGTGAAATCAGCACCTTCAACAACCATTTGGCTGAAACCAGCAAAGTAAGGGAACAACACTCGATTCACGAAGAAACCTGGGCAGTCATTCACAACAATCGGTGATTTACCTAGTTGCAGGGCATAGTCTACAACGGCGTTAATCGTCGCCTCTGACGTTTTCTCACCACGGATGATTTCCACAAGCGGCATTTTTGGTACAGGGTTAAAGAAGTGCATGCCACAGAAGTTTTCTGGGTTTTTCAACGCTGTAGCTAATTCATCAATACGAATGGTCGAGGTATTTGACGTTAGCACTGTACCTGCAGGTAATTGCGTTTCAAGGTTCGCCAAAACAGCTTGTTTGATTTTCGGATTTTCAACAACCGCTTCAACGATCACGTCAACACCCTCGAGGTCGCGGTCATTAAGCGTCGGTTGAATTTTGCCCAGCGTTGCGACCATTTTGTCGAGTTTCATGTGACCACGCTCGACCTTTGTACCCAATATTTTTGCCGCTTCGCCCATGCCTAATTCAAGTGCCGCAGGCTGAATGTCTTTCATGACAATCGGAATGCCTTTGTAAGCGGATTGGTAAGCAATACCACCACCCATAATACCGGCACCAAGCACTGCTGCACGCTTTATCGGCTTGTCATTTTGTTTTGCTTGTTTCTTTGCTACACCTTTAATGTATTGGTCTGCAAGGAAAATACCTGTTTGTGCAGCTGCTTCTGGCGTTTTCGCCAATTTAGCAAAATTGGCATTTTCAAGCGCCATTGCTTCTGTGCGACTTTGATTTGCTGCCGCTTTAATTGTTTTCACTGCCATCATAGGTGCAGGATAGTGACCTTTAGTCTGGCCAAATACCATACCTTCGGCCATCGCGAAACACATACCTTGTTCAGTGCGGTTTAGTTGTAATGGCGACATTTTCTTCGCGCGCTTTGCACGCCAATCTAGCTTGCCAGCGATCGCTTGTTCCAACATTTTAATTGAAGCCTCGACGAGCTTCTCTTGGCTCACAACGGCATCAACGGCACCGACTTTTAATGCTTCGTCTGCGCGGTTTTCTTTGCCTGTTGCTATCCATGTCATGGCATTGTCCGCACCGATAAGACGCGGTAAACGAACTGTGCCACCAAAGCCCGGCATGATCCCAAGTTTAACTTCAGGTAGACCAATTTTCGCAGCAGGTGTTGCTACACGGTAATCTGTTGCTAGTAACCACTCACATCCGCCACCAAGTGCTAAACCATTGACTGCTGAGATGGTTGGGAATGGCAAATCTTCGATAGCGTCAAATACGTCCGTTGCGTTTTTGATCCAGCCTACAAGTTCTTCTTCTGGTAGTTGGAATGTCGGTAGGAATTCGAAAATATCGGCACCGATAATGAAATGGTCCTTATCACTGGTAAACACAAGACCTTCAATATCACCGCGTCTGCGCAAGTTCTGCTAACGCTTTGCCACATTCTTGTAGCGTTTGCTGAGAAAGTTTATTGACCGAACCTGGCATACAAAACTTAAATTCAGCGATTTTGTCTTTGTAGAAATCAACTACAAATGACTCGCATTGGTATAACATGCTTTTATCTCCCTCGTTGCTCACTGGTACGATGAGTTGTTATTTCGCTCAGTGTGGCCGCTTTAAAAAAAAATTGCAATGAAAAATTTACCAGCAATTTACCGCGCAAACTAAAAATCGGGGCGCAGAGATGCTAAGGTGGAAGGCGTAATACCGCGTCAAGGAAACAAGCGTAGGTTCAGCTTGATTCTAATACCGTGGTGTTTTGTATGACGGACTGTTGATGCGCGCCTTTTTTCCTTCGCATCCAAAACTGTAGACGACTTCCGAGGACAATGTACTTGGTATGATAAAAAAATGGTTTTTGACAACAACGTGGCTCACTTTAGGGTTGGTTGCGTTGCCAAGCAAAGCGGATGATCATGATAAATTTAAAGAAGCAGAGCGCGTTGCGTGGTCGGGCAATTTTAAGGCCTTCCAAGCATCGCTCAGCGAATTGGATCATCCTTTATCCCCTTATGTAGAGATGGCCTTTTACAAACGTCATCCACACCTTCGTTATCAAAAGCAAATTGAGCATTTCTTATCCGTTTACCAACACACCCCGTTGGAATGGCCGGTTCGTGAAAGTTGGCTGGACTATTTGCGTCGCCATAATAAAAAAGCGTTGTTCATCAATGCCTATAAAGAAACCAGTGACGCTGAATTGACGTGTTACTATTTACGATATCAGTTGGACTTGGGCGCACCGAAACCCGCTATTTTGGATCAAGTTGCCAAGCTCTGGCGTGTCGGTAAATCACAACCCAAAGCATGCGATAGTTTGTTTGCGACATGGCAAAGTGCTGGTTACCTTACTCAAGAGCTTGTTTGGCAACGTATAACCAGTACCGCACAAGGTGGGCAAAGTGCACTGCTTCCTTATCTCAAGACGTTATTGCCAGAAGACGAAGCCTATTTAGCCGATCTGTATTTGGCTGTCAGGCAAGACCCTAGTGCTGCCGCGGGTCTTTATCGATATAAAAAGCGTTCAAGCAAAGAAGCCGAGATTGCGGTTTATGGTATGAATCGCTTGATTTGGCGCGATAAAAAGCTTGCGCTTCGCGCTTGGGATAAATTGCAAACCATGTTTGCGTTTAGCGAATCTCAAAAGTCGAAAGTTGCGTATCGTTTTGCGCTTGCGTTGGCTTCCAAGGGCGAACCTGAAGCAGAATTTTGGTTGAATAAAGTGCCTAAAGCGGCTGCGTGATGAAAAACTGATGCAATGGCTATTAGCAAACAAACTTAAACACCAAGATTGGCAAGGCATTAAGGCGCTCTTCGTAGGCCATGAACATATGAGCAGTGGTCAAAAGTATTGGCTGGCATACAGCTATAATCAGTTGGGTGAGCAATCTAAAGCGCAGCAGTTATGGCAAGATGTCGCAAACGAACGTCACTATTATGGTTTCTTAGCGGCTGGTCGACTAGGGCTTCCAACACAGCTCAACGAAGTTCCTTTGGCCCTTGAACCTGCGTTGTTGAGCAAAGTCGCGAAGGCCCCTGGCTTTAAGCGTGCAAAAGCGCTGTATGAATTGGAGCGTTATACCGAAGCGCGTCGAGAGTGGAATTATTTAACCAATACCTCCAGCCAAGAAGAAAAACTTGCGGCCTCACAGTTAGCCGCGGAGTTTGATTGGTATGACTCAACCATTTTCACGTTAGCAGAAATTGGTGCTTGGGATCACATTGAGCTGCGTTTTCCGCTCGCATTTCAAGACTTGTTTGAGCGTTTTAGCTCAAGCAATAAAGTTGACGTGGATTGGAGTTTTGCCATTGCCCGAAGAGAAAGCTCGTTTGCACCAGATGCGCGTTCGCACGCTAACGCTTATGGACTAATGCAGATTTTACCTAGCACGGCAAAATACATCGGTAAAAAGCGCATTTCGAATTCACGATTAATGAAACCCGAAATGAACATTCGATTAGGGACACATTACCTGAATTACCTTAAATCGAAAAATGATGGCAACGAAATATTGGCGACGGCGTCATACAACGCTGGTTTCCATCGTGTCAAAAATTGGGTACCAAAGGAGCCCATGCCGGCGGAGGTATGGATAGAGACTCATCCCATACACGGAAACGAGAGATTACGTTAAAAATGTTTACGCCTATCGACAAGTCTATCGACAACGATTAGGCAACAACGATAATCTACTTAAAGAGGTACTGGACTTGTCTATTGGTGGCTAACGCAGTTCGACGACGATGCGTCGTTTTTGTTTAAGGCCTATGATAGACTCAAGACAATAACGTATAAAATGAAATGGGTACACCATGGAACTATTAGCTGGATTATACGCTGAACACATCGACACGCTTCAGCAACGTACACGAGTAATTCTAGAACGTCAGGGTCTGGATGGATTAGTGATCCACTCAGGTCAGGCAAAGCGTTTATTTTTAGATGATATGTATTATCCATTTAAAGTGAATCCTCACTTTAAAGCTTGGTTACCCGTTATCGACAACCCGCATTGTTGGCTGGTCGTGAATGGCAACGATAAGCCGCGCCTTGTGTTTTACCGCCCAGTTGATTTTTGGCACAAAGTGCCTGACGTACCAAGTGACTTTTGGGCAGACTATTTCGATATTCAATTATTGGTTCAACCTGATCAAGTTGAAAAATATTTGCCTTACGACAAAGCCTCCTTTGCATACATTGGTGAGTATTTAGAAGTTGCTCAAGCGCTCGGATTCACGCACATGAATCCAGAAGCTGTACTGAACTATTTCCACTACCATCGTGCGTATAAAACACCCTATGAACAGGCGTGTTTGCGCGAGGCAAACCGCTTGGCGGTGCTCGGTCATACTGCGGCGAAAGACGCGTTTTACGCAAAAGCGTCTGAGTATGAAATTCAACAAGCGTATCTCAGCGCAACACACCATGCAGAAAACGATACTCCCTACGGAAACATTGTTGCGCTTAACGAAAACTGTGCCATTTTGCACTACACCCATTTCGAGCGCCACGCACCGAAATCACATCTGTCTTTTTTAATTGATGCCGGAGCAAACTTTAACGGCTACGCGGCGGATATTACGCGCACCTATGATTTTGAGCGTCGTGGAGAATTCCATGAACTCGTGGTTGCCCTTAACGAGCACCAAATTGCGTTAGGTAAAGGTCTTGCGCCAGGCAAGTTGTATGGCGAATTACACATGGATTGTCATCAACGTATGGCTGAGTTGCTGTCTCGCTTTGGTATTGTGAGTTTGCCCGCAGAGGAAATTGTTGAACGTGGGATCAGCAGCACCTTCTTCCCGCATGGCTTAGGTCACCATTTAGGTCTGCAAGTACATGATATGGGTGGCTTTATGGCTGATGAAAGTGGCATTCACCAAGCGCCGCCAGAAGGCCACCCATTTTTGCGTTGCACGCGCAGAATTGAGGCGGGACAGGTCTTCACCATTGAACCAGGTCTCTATTTCATCGATTCATTGCTCGATGATCTGAAAAAGACGGACAACACGAAGTACATCAATTGGAATAAAGTTGACCAATTCCTTCCATACGGCGGTATCCGAATTGAAGACAACATTATTGTGCATGCGGATCGCCTTGAGAACATGACTCGGGATTTAAAACTCGATTAGGCATATAATCCGAGTACTAATTGTACGATACGCATCAGCTGAATAGGGCGTGTTGGGTAAAGTAATTTAAGTACCCGATCTTCTTATTCATAGACCGATGAGTGAAAAGGGGGCATTGGCCCCTTTTACTGTAAGAGCATAACGCATGTCTGAATACCGCATTCCAGCGGCCTCTATTACCTACGAAGAAGAAATCAAGAAAAGTACGTTTATCGTGCATATTGCGCATACCCCGACCTTAGAAGAGGCAAAAGCCTTCATTAATTCCATTTGCCAAAAATACCCAGATGCGCGTCACAATTGCTGGATCCATGTCGCAGGTCATCCAAAGGGGAGTCATGTTTATGGCTTTTCTGATGACGGTGAACCAAATGGCACGGCGGGAAAACCGATGCTAAATGTCCTAATGGGTTCTGGACTTGGCGAAGTCACGGCGGTTATCACGCGTTATTTTGGCGGGATTAAGCTAGGCACTGGGGGGTTGGTTCGAGCCTACGGAGGATCACTGAACAATGCGTTGGCACAGCTTGAAACGAGCTTGAAAATACCCCCAGCCTATTTAGAAGGCATCTCGGATTATGGGCAGCAAGGTCAGATTGAACAATATTTGCAAAGTCACTTCACCATACTGGCGTTGGAAAAAAACTACAGTGATAAAGTCGCATGGC
It contains:
- the glyQ gene encoding glycine--tRNA ligase subunit alpha; the encoded protein is MQKYDIKTFQGLILALQDYWAQQGCVIAQPLDMEVGAGTFHPMTFLKSIGPEPMSSAYVQPCRRPTDGRYGENPNRLQHYYQFQVVMKPSPDNIQELYLGSLEAMGIDILTNEIRFVEDNWESPTLGAWGLGWEVWLNGMEVTQFTYFQQVGGLECFPVTGEITYGLERLAMYIQGVDSIYDLVWTDGPRGKVTYGDVFHQNEVEQSAYNFEHANVDALFKQFDTCELESQKLIEAGLPLPAYEQVMKASHAFNLLDARHAISVTERQRYILRVRALSKACAQAYYEAREALGFPLCKD
- the glyS gene encoding glycine--tRNA ligase subunit beta, with translation MTTENLTIEIGTEELPPKALRGLAEAFAENFKNELASLELACESVSWYASPRRLGLRVIALETQQQDKVVEKRGPAVAAAFDEDGNATKAAEGWARGCGITVDQAERVATDKGEWLLHRAKVEGQKTTTLLSDAINKALAKLPIPKPMRWGAYRTQFIRPVHTVAALFGGNVVQGEVLGKTIGNELQGHRFHHPARTTLAHADAIFDTLKGAYVIADYEARKAMIREQIEVAAKAVNAVVAMDEDLLEEVTSLVEWPVTLTASFEESFLEVPAEALICTMKDDQKYFPLLDEQGNLLNKFLFVSNIESKDPQVVISGNEKVVRPRLADAKFFFETDKKHTLESRLASLETVLFQQQLGTLKDKSDRISALAGFIAEQLGADKALAERAGLLCKTDLMTNMVMEFTDVQGVMGMHYAHIDGEAEEVALAQNEQYMPRFAGDALPTNPISFAVALADKFDTLVGIFGIGQAPKGDKDPFALRRAAIGALRIMVEKALPLDLLKIIAKAQSLFGDKLSNSNVAEDVFEFMLGRFRAWYQDDGIAVDVIQAVLVRRPSSPADFDRRVKAVSHFRTLAEAESLAAANKRVNNILAKNNVNTEAAVNSALLQDEAEKVLAAQVAALTAELGPVYAAGDYQQALTRLATLREAVDNFFDNVMVMAEDEAVKNNRLALLSELSRLFMNTADISVLQN
- the pepQ gene encoding Xaa-Pro dipeptidase, with product MELLAGLYAEHIDTLQQRTRVILERQGLDGLVIHSGQAKRLFLDDMYYPFKVNPHFKAWLPVIDNPHCWLVVNGNDKPRLVFYRPVDFWHKVPDVPSDFWADYFDIQLLVQPDQVEKYLPYDKASFAYIGEYLEVAQALGFTHMNPEAVLNYFHYHRAYKTPYEQACLREANRLAVLGHTAAKDAFYAKASEYEIQQAYLSATHHAENDTPYGNIVALNENCAILHYTHFERHAPKSHLSFLIDAGANFNGYAADITRTYDFERRGEFHELVVALNEHQIALGKGLAPGKLYGELHMDCHQRMAELLSRFGIVSLPAEEIVERGISSTFFPHGLGHHLGLQVHDMGGFMADESGIHQAPPEGHPFLRCTRRIEAGQVFTIEPGLYFIDSLLDDLKKTDNTKYINWNKVDQFLPYGGIRIEDNIIVHADRLENMTRDLKLD
- the fadA gene encoding acetyl-CoA C-acyltransferase FadA, with the protein product MNNAVIVDCIRTPMGRSKAGVFRHRRAEDLSAHLMKGLLERNPQVDPASIDDIYWGCVQQTLEQGFNVARNASLLAGIPHSVPAVTVNRLCGSSMQALHDAARAIMTGAGDTYLIGGVEHMGHVPMTHGVDFHPGLSTSVAQAAGSMGLTAEYLATLHGISREQQDAFAVRSHQRAHAATIEGRFRPEILATEGHDDDGVLTLVEDDEVIRPETTMEGLAQLRPVFNPATGTVTAGTSSALSDGASAMLVMSESKAKELGLPIRARIKSMAVAGCDPSIMGYGPVPATKKALQAAGITIDDIDVAELNEAFAAQSLPVLKDLGLLDVADEKVNLNGGAIALGHPLGCSGSRISTTLIHLMEAKNAKYGLATMCIGLGQGIATIFERVE
- the tusA gene encoding sulfurtransferase TusA; protein product: MSFENPDHTLDAIGLRCPEPVMMIRGAVRKMQDGETLLVLADDPSTTRDIPSFCEFMDHTLVAKDVAQVPYRYLLKKGL
- a CDS encoding YigZ family protein is translated as MSEYRIPAASITYEEEIKKSTFIVHIAHTPTLEEAKAFINSICQKYPDARHNCWIHVAGHPKGSHVYGFSDDGEPNGTAGKPMLNVLMGSGLGEVTAVITRYFGGIKLGTGGLVRAYGGSLNNALAQLETSLKIPPAYLEGISDYGQQGQIEQYLQSHFTILALEKNYSDKVAWLVELDYREATTACEEIYDLTHGTVEFKIKE